A stretch of the Acanthochromis polyacanthus isolate Apoly-LR-REF ecotype Palm Island chromosome 22, KAUST_Apoly_ChrSc, whole genome shotgun sequence genome encodes the following:
- the LOC127532012 gene encoding zinc finger protein OZF-like isoform X2: MDSSQKKCKHSNGVRCRTSEEDKDGSATTAKRDESLSCEQCGTTKKLRIHKRIHTVEKPFSCDQCGKAFTKKSHLKSHQLIHSGVKPFSCDQCGKAFTKKSNLTSHQLIHSGVKLFGCDQCEKAFTHKRMLIGHQLVHSGVKPFSCDQCGNVFTEKSHLRRHQLIHSGVKPFSCDQCGKAFTEKNHLRRHQLIHSTVKPFSCDQCGKTFTTKPLLRSHQLIHIGAKLFACDQCGKAFTHKTRLRDHQLIHSEVKPFSCDQCGKAFTRKSNLRRHQLIHSGVKPFNCDQCVKTFTQHERLLIHQCPHSGRKRYHCDSCEKSFKHQQSLKCHQRIHTGHDVYVCDHCGKPFVLYSQLKAHEVTHTGVKPYLCDQCGKRYSYNANLKVHQCVHTGERPYRCDKCKKTFTTLGSLKQHQQIHTRKKAFNQCHSENGTDGQNPQTCQHSANGEQCCFDQSGPMSSQQGTLQ, from the exons atggattcttcacaaaaa aaatgtaaacacagcaatggagtgagatgtcggacctctgaggaggataaggatggttcggcaacaacagcaaaaagagatgaatcactcagttgtgagcaatgtggcacAACAaaaaagctaagaattcacaaacgtattcacactgtggagaaaccattcagctgtgatcaatgtggaaaggcttttactaagaagagtcacttaaaaagccatcaactcattcacagtggagttaagccattcagctgtgatcagtgtggaaaggcttttactaagaagagtaatctaacaagtcatcaactcattcacagtggagtgaaattgttcggctgtgatcagtgtgaaaaGGCTTTTACTCATAAGAGAATGTTAATAGGTCATCAACtcgttcacagtggagttaaaccattcagctgtgatcagtgtggaaatgtTTTTACTGAAAAGAGTCACTTaagaagacatcaactcattcacagtggagttaaaccattcagctgtgatcagtgtggaaaggcttttactgaaAAGAATCACTTaagaagacatcaactcattcacagtacagttaaaccattcagctgtgatcagtgtggaaagactTTTACTACCAAGCCTCTGTTAcgaagtcatcaactcattcacattGGAGCGAAATTGTTCgcctgtgatcagtgtggaaaggcttttactcacaagacaAGGTTAAGagatcatcaactcattcacagtgaagttaaaccattcagctgtgatcagtgtggaaaggcttttactcggaaGAGTAACTTaagaagacatcaactcattcacagtggagttaaaccattcaactgtgatcagtgtgtgaaaacatttactcaacatgaacggttgttgatccatcaatgcccccattctggtagaaagcggtaccactgtgactcctgtgaaaaatctttcaaacaccaacagagcttaaaatgtcaccaacgcatccacactggacatgatgtgtatgtgtgtgatcaCTGTGGCAAACCATTTGTACTttactcacagttaaaagctcatgaagtgacccacactggggttaaaccatacctttgtgaccagtgtgggaaacgctacagctacaatgcaaacctcaaagttcaccaatgtgtccacactggggagagaccatacagatgtgacaagtgtaagaagacttttacaactttgggttccctgaaacaacaccagcagatccacaccagaaagaaagcattcaatcagtgtcacagtgag aacggaacagatggacaaaaccctcagacttgtcagcactctgccaatggtgaacagtgctgctttgaccagtctggaccaatgtCCAGCCAACAGGGAACCCTACAATga
- the LOC127532012 gene encoding zinc finger protein OZF-like isoform X1: MDSSQKKCKHSNGVRCRTSEEDKDGSATTAKRDESLSCEQCGTTKKLRIHKRIHTVEKPFSCDQCGKAFTKKSHLKSHQLIHSGVKPFSCDQCGKAFTKKSNLTSHQLIHSGVKLFGCDQCEKAFTHKRMLIGHQLVHSGVKPFSCDQCGNVFTEKSHLRRHQLIHSGVKPFSCDQCGKAFTEKNHLRRHQLIHSTVKPFSCDQCGKTFTTKPLLRSHQLIHIGAKLFACDQCGKAFTHKTRLRDHQLIHSEVKPFSCDQCGKAFTRKSNLRRHQLIHSGVKPFNCDQCVKTFTQHERLLIHQCPHSGRKRYHCDSCEKSFKHQQSLKCHQRIHTGHDVYVCDHCGKPFVLYSQLKAHEVTHTGVKPYLCDQCGKRYSYNANLKVHQCVHTGERPYRCDKCKKTFTTLGSLKQHQQIHTRKKAFNQCHSEQNGTDGQNPQTCQHSANGEQCCFDQSGPMSSQQGTLQ, translated from the exons atggattcttcacaaaaa aaatgtaaacacagcaatggagtgagatgtcggacctctgaggaggataaggatggttcggcaacaacagcaaaaagagatgaatcactcagttgtgagcaatgtggcacAACAaaaaagctaagaattcacaaacgtattcacactgtggagaaaccattcagctgtgatcaatgtggaaaggcttttactaagaagagtcacttaaaaagccatcaactcattcacagtggagttaagccattcagctgtgatcagtgtggaaaggcttttactaagaagagtaatctaacaagtcatcaactcattcacagtggagtgaaattgttcggctgtgatcagtgtgaaaaGGCTTTTACTCATAAGAGAATGTTAATAGGTCATCAACtcgttcacagtggagttaaaccattcagctgtgatcagtgtggaaatgtTTTTACTGAAAAGAGTCACTTaagaagacatcaactcattcacagtggagttaaaccattcagctgtgatcagtgtggaaaggcttttactgaaAAGAATCACTTaagaagacatcaactcattcacagtacagttaaaccattcagctgtgatcagtgtggaaagactTTTACTACCAAGCCTCTGTTAcgaagtcatcaactcattcacattGGAGCGAAATTGTTCgcctgtgatcagtgtggaaaggcttttactcacaagacaAGGTTAAGagatcatcaactcattcacagtgaagttaaaccattcagctgtgatcagtgtggaaaggcttttactcggaaGAGTAACTTaagaagacatcaactcattcacagtggagttaaaccattcaactgtgatcagtgtgtgaaaacatttactcaacatgaacggttgttgatccatcaatgcccccattctggtagaaagcggtaccactgtgactcctgtgaaaaatctttcaaacaccaacagagcttaaaatgtcaccaacgcatccacactggacatgatgtgtatgtgtgtgatcaCTGTGGCAAACCATTTGTACTttactcacagttaaaagctcatgaagtgacccacactggggttaaaccatacctttgtgaccagtgtgggaaacgctacagctacaatgcaaacctcaaagttcaccaatgtgtccacactggggagagaccatacagatgtgacaagtgtaagaagacttttacaactttgggttccctgaaacaacaccagcagatccacaccagaaagaaagcattcaatcagtgtcacagtgag cagaacggaacagatggacaaaaccctcagacttgtcagcactctgccaatggtgaacagtgctgctttgaccagtctggaccaatgtCCAGCCAACAGGGAACCCTACAATga
- the LOC127532012 gene encoding zinc finger protein 239-like isoform X3, with amino-acid sequence MLIGHQLVHSGVKPFSCDQCGNVFTEKSHLRRHQLIHSGVKPFSCDQCGKAFTEKNHLRRHQLIHSTVKPFSCDQCGKTFTTKPLLRSHQLIHIGAKLFACDQCGKAFTHKTRLRDHQLIHSEVKPFSCDQCGKAFTRKSNLRRHQLIHSGVKPFNCDQCVKTFTQHERLLIHQCPHSGRKRYHCDSCEKSFKHQQSLKCHQRIHTGHDVYVCDHCGKPFVLYSQLKAHEVTHTGVKPYLCDQCGKRYSYNANLKVHQCVHTGERPYRCDKCKKTFTTLGSLKQHQQIHTRKKAFNQCHSEQNGTDGQNPQTCQHSANGEQCCFDQSGPMSSQQGTLQ; translated from the exons ATGTTAATAGGTCATCAACtcgttcacagtggagttaaaccattcagctgtgatcagtgtggaaatgtTTTTACTGAAAAGAGTCACTTaagaagacatcaactcattcacagtggagttaaaccattcagctgtgatcagtgtggaaaggcttttactgaaAAGAATCACTTaagaagacatcaactcattcacagtacagttaaaccattcagctgtgatcagtgtggaaagactTTTACTACCAAGCCTCTGTTAcgaagtcatcaactcattcacattGGAGCGAAATTGTTCgcctgtgatcagtgtggaaaggcttttactcacaagacaAGGTTAAGagatcatcaactcattcacagtgaagttaaaccattcagctgtgatcagtgtggaaaggcttttactcggaaGAGTAACTTaagaagacatcaactcattcacagtggagttaaaccattcaactgtgatcagtgtgtgaaaacatttactcaacatgaacggttgttgatccatcaatgcccccattctggtagaaagcggtaccactgtgactcctgtgaaaaatctttcaaacaccaacagagcttaaaatgtcaccaacgcatccacactggacatgatgtgtatgtgtgtgatcaCTGTGGCAAACCATTTGTACTttactcacagttaaaagctcatgaagtgacccacactggggttaaaccatacctttgtgaccagtgtgggaaacgctacagctacaatgcaaacctcaaagttcaccaatgtgtccacactggggagagaccatacagatgtgacaagtgtaagaagacttttacaactttgggttccctgaaacaacaccagcagatccacaccagaaagaaagcattcaatcagtgtcacagtgag cagaacggaacagatggacaaaaccctcagacttgtcagcactctgccaatggtgaacagtgctgctttgaccagtctggaccaatgtCCAGCCAACAGGGAACCCTACAATga